Proteins encoded by one window of Culicoides brevitarsis isolate CSIRO-B50_1 chromosome 2, AGI_CSIRO_Cbre_v1, whole genome shotgun sequence:
- the LOC134831631 gene encoding GA-binding protein subunit beta-2, translating into MSAVVKLRTPTKSESSFSGAKTPEGKGIKLADPNSSSIMDLGRLLLEAAKEGDTKRVYELMLNGAPFTTDWLGTTPLHFAAKYNHAETCQVLLRGGLSKDARTKVDRTPLHLAVFEGHFKIVELLLQHKCNPNAVDMLKMTPLHWAVEKENAKIVELLLKNGADATIKSKFGKSPVMMAVQKNNSRLMDLLLDPNHAHEAMNQAENASKSMKKDSRIEEDDIVIDEDGNIKSPKESPMNTTDDLIEEDTNYSEMINQMDDPASPGSIDAVGLKVLRDHGIQMLPQDDNNTIKTALESGCKLVLSEAGKLVLQKARNFRSTPASSPSTSITPISRKRSAQIISPLQQTASPKIIKLQKVANIRSPKKIKTDEMHKLYTKTLDKLPRGTTVTLSRDDITIPDEDEEPNERIADVQELNEDYDEEFLEDTAIQGDRITKLEQQMKEMRRETEKLRKELEQTQKLNEEYKERIEKLEEVVFAEKEKSEENEEKTEEREENAKTETDEKNEEKSEEVEKKSGENENLEENEKSEEKS; encoded by the coding sequence ATGTCTGCTGTCGTCAAGCTACGAACGCCAACCAAGTCTGAGTCCTCATTTTCGGGCGCGAAAACTCCCGAGGGCAAAGGGATAAAACTCGCAGACCCCAATTCGAGTTCAATAATGGACCTCGGGCGATTGTTGTTGGAAGCAGCGAAGGAGGGAGATACAAAACGCGTTTACGAACTCATGCTAAATGGAGCTCCTTTCACGACAGATTGGCTTGGAACGACCCCTTTACATTTCGCGGCAAAGTACAATCACGCGGAAACGTGTCAGGTTTTGTTGCGAGGCGGTTTGAGTAAAGATGCGCGAACAAAAGTTGATCGAACCCCATTGCATCTCGCCGTGTTCGAGGGACATTTCAAAATTGTCGAGTTATTGTTGCAACACAAATGTAACCCAAATGCGGTCGATATGCTCAAAATGACGCCGTTACATTGGGCTGTCGAGaaggaaaatgcaaaaattgtcGAGTTACTGTTGAAAAATGGCGCCGATGCGACAATCAAATCGAAATTTGGAAAATCTCCCGTTATGATGGCAGTTCAGAAAAACAACTCGAGGCTCATGGATTTATTATTGGATCCAAATCATGCGCATGAAGCGATGAATCAAGCAGAAAATGCGTcaaaaagcatgaaaaaagACTCCCGCATCGAAGAAGACGACATCGTAATCGACGAAGATGGCAACATAAAATCCCCAAAAGAGTCCCCGATGAACACAACTGACGATTTAATCGAAGAAGACACGAATTACAGCGAGATGATCAATCAAATGGACGATCCAGCGTCGCCCGGAAGCATCGATGCTGTTGGATTAAAAGTTTTACGCGATCACGGTATCCAAATGTTGCCGCAAGACGATAACAATACGATCAAAACTGCCCTCGAAAGTGGTTGTAAGCTAGTTTTATCGGAAGCAGGCAAGCTCGTGTTACAAAAAGCACGAAATTTCCGTTCAACGCCCGCATCTTCGCCAAGTACAAGCATTACGCCAATCTCGCGTAAGAGATCCGCTCAAATAATTTCGCCTTTGCAACAAACCGCATctccaaaaatcataaaattacaaaaagttgCGAATATTCGATCACCGAAGAAGATAAAAACGGACGAAATGCATAAATTATACACAAAAACGTTGGATAAGCTTCCTCGAGGTACGACAGTAACGTTATCGAGAGACGACATTACAATTCCCGACGAAGATGAGGAGCCCAATGAACGAATTGCCGACGTGCAAGAACTTAATGAGGATTATGACGAAGAATTTTTGGAAGACACAGCAATTCAGGGAGATCGAATTACCAAATTGGAGCAACAGATGAAGGAAATGCGACGTGAAACGGAAAAACTGAGAAAAGAGTTGGAACAGACGCagaaattaaatgaagaatATAAAGAGAGAATTGAAAAGTTGGAAGAAGTCGTTTTTgcggaaaaagaaaaatctgaggaaaatgaagaaaaaactgaGGAACGTGAAGAAAATGCTAAAACGGAAACTgatgaaaaaaacgaagaaaaatctgaagaagttgaaaaaaaatcaggagaaaatgaaaatttagaagaaaatgagAAATCTGAAGAAAAATCATGA
- the LOC134831637 gene encoding kelch domain-containing protein 10 homolog, which translates to MSLGLLPLFGLLIAQIVLKAFLFAKRFIKPKFLLSLEDSLIEYCDRCLENLRSQKLRSNMEYTFRPYELQKVNYRKPEVTNYPKPRSGHRIAASDKAIYLFGGFNPNMGNLEENELGNCMFKELWRFDLLSKTWTLILGEKSNLPVELASHAMCLYGDYLMIYGGTGYPFATKVSNKVHVWRTNDPTKDVEEFETTGEKPPPQYGQAIIMHKHYLYTVGGTDGFSYTCDVHRLNLLTREWELAYLCRQDINQDDPEPRYRHELAYDGKYLYVIGGGTSVATFSLRQIPAFDLDANVWVKITTKPDPKMNQGYPTSRKCHSCSQYGSNIVIAGGNNSRKAFRDIWKLSLETGQWTCIMSGQSIFYSPLFFHDSSIDNDGCMYIFGGIKLRNNTNIRTSVLQKMWITIPSLKAICWEAINFYCPRLREIDRDTLLRMGIPVEFVARIT; encoded by the exons atgtcatTAGGATTATTGCCTCTTTTTGGATTGTTAATTGCACAAATTGTACTGAAGGCTTTTTTATTTGCGAAGCGTTTTATAAAGCCAAAGTTTTTGCTCTCTCTCGAGGATTCCTTGATTGAGTATTGTGACAGGTGTTTAGAGAATTTACGGAGTCAAAAGCTTCGGAGCAACATGGAATACacttttag acCTTATGAACTGCAAAAAGTCAACTATCGCAAGCCAGAAGTGACAAATTATCCGAAACCGAGATCAGGACATCGGATTGCCGCTTCAGATAAGGCAATTTACTTGTTTGGCGGATTCAATCCGAATATGGGAAATTTAGAGGAGAACGAATTAGGGAATTGTATGTTCAAGGAACTTTGGAGATTCGATTTGCTCTCGAAAACATGGACTCTGATACTTGGGGAAAAGAGTAATTTGCCAGTTGAGCTTGCTTCTCATGCGATGTGTCTTTACGGAGATTATTTAatg atttacGGCGGAACAGGATATCCCTTTGCTACAAAAGTCTCCAACAAAGTTCACGTTTGGCGTACAAATGATCCCACGAAAGATGTCGAAGAGTTTGAGACCACGGGCGAAAAGCCTCCGCCTCAATATGGACAAGCGATCATCATGCACAAGCATTATTTGTATACCGTGGGCGGAACAGATGGATTTTCGTACACTTGTGACGTGCATCGTCTAAATTTGCTTACGAGGGAATGGGAGCTGGCGTATTTGTGTCGTCAGGACATCAATCAAGACGATCCGGAGCCTCGTTATCGTCACGAACTTGCCTACGATGGGAAATATTTATACGTGATTGGCGGCGGAACATCCGTAGCAACTTTTAGTTTGCGTCAAATTCCCGCTTTTGACTTGGATGCGAATGTTTGGGTTAAAATTACGACAAAACCCGATCCGAAAATGAATCAAGGATATCCGACATCGAGAAAATGTCATTCTTGTAGTCAGTACGGGAGTAATATTGTGATAGCGGGAGGCAATAATAGTCGCAAGGCGTTCCGCGATATCTGGAAATTGTCGTTGGAAACGGGACAATGGACTTGCATCATGAGTGGCCAAAGTATCTTTTATTCGCCGTTGTTCTTCCACGATTCGAGCATCGATAATGACGGATGCATGTACATTTTTGGCGGTATTAAGCTGAGGAATAATACGAATATTCGAACGAGTGTACTGCAAAAAATGTGGATCACGATTCCGTCGCTGAAGGCGATTTGTTGGGAGGCAATCAACTTTTATTGTCCTCGACTGCGAGAAATTGATCGTGATACCTTACTGCGTATGGGAATTCCCGTTGAATTTGTCGCGAGGattacataa
- the LOC134831634 gene encoding pre-mRNA-processing factor 19 → MALVCAISNEVPDVPVLSPKSGSIFERRLIEKYVNENGCDPITGDELKLEELIEVKVPAIVKPKPPSATSIPATLKSMQDEWDALMLYAFTQRQQLQTARQELSHALYQHDAACRVIARLNKEVTAAREALATLKPQAGITQVVQQQQIAVAAEATGNATQPVEQAGMSAEVIQKLQDKATVLTQERKKRGRTVPEELVSADKIRGFLTLASHPGLHSASVPGILTLDINCSDQSRILTGGNDKNATVFNKDTEQIVAVLKGHTKKVTKVIYHPDEDTVITGSPDTSIRIWNVPTSQTVLLLRSHEGPVTGLSLHPTGDYILSTSTDRHWAFSDIRTGRLLTKVPDTAEIGLTTAQFHPDGLIFGIGTEDSQVKIWDLKEQSNVANFPGHTGPISAISFSENGYYLATAADDSCVKLWDLRKLKNFKTIQLDDGYEVKDLCFDQSGTYLAIAGTDIRIYLCKQWQELKVFNDHTAMATGIRFGKHAQFLASTSMDRTLKLYGIE, encoded by the exons ATGGCTCTTGTGTGTGcga TTTCAAACGAAGTTCCCGATGTCCCTGTTTTGTCACCAAAGAGCGGCTCGATATTCGAACGTCGTTTAATCGAGAAATATGTGAATGAAAATGGATGTGACCCAATTACGGGCGACGAATTGAAGCTCGAAGAACTCATTGAAGTCAAAGTTCCCGCAATTGTGAAGCCAAAACCGCCAAGTGCAACAAG CATTCCCGCAACACTGAAATCCATGCAAGATGAATGGGATGCCCTCATGTTATATGCATTTACGCAACGTCAACAACTCCAAACAGCTCGTCAAGAACTTTCGCACGCCTTGTATCAACATGACGCCGCTTGTCGTGTCATTGCGCGTTTAAACAAAGAAGTAACGGCGGCTCGCGAAGCTTTGGCAACGTTGAAACCGCAAGCGGGCATCACGCAAGTcgttcaacaacaacaaatcgcTGTCGCGGCTGAAGCAACGGGCAATGCGACGCAACCTGTCGAACAAGCCGGCATGAGTGCTGAAGTAATTCAAAAGTTGCAAGATAAGGCAACTGTTTTGACGCAAGAACGGAAGAAACGAGGCAGAACTGTGCCCGAAGAATTGGTTTCTGCTGACAAAATTCGTGGATTTTTGACACTCGCATCACATCCGGGTCTCCATTCGGCAAGTGTTCCGGGAATTTTAACACTCGACATCAATTGTTCGGACCAAAGTCGCATCTTAACCGgaggaaatgacaaaaatgcgACAGTTTTCAACAAAGACACGGAACAAATTGTCGCTGTCTTGAAGGGACACACGAAAAAAGTCACGAAAGTAATTTACCATCCGGATGAAGATACAGTTATTACGGGATCTCCCGACACGAGTATTCGCATTTGGAATGTCCCAACATCGCAAACTGTCTTGTTGCTCAGAAGCCATGAAGGACCAGTTACGGGATTGTCGCTTCATCCAACAGGCGATTACATTTTGTCGACATCCACAGATCGTCATTGGGCATTTTCCGACATTCGCACAGGGCGTTTGCTCACAAAAGTACCCGATACAGCGGAAATTGGCTTGACAACTGCCCAATTTCATCCGGATGGCTTGATTTTCGGTATCGGAACAGAAGATTCGCAAGTTAAGATTTGGGATTTGAAGGAACAAAGCAACGTCGCCAACTTCCCGGGACATACGGGACCAATTTCGGCAATTTCCTTCTCCGAAAACGGATATTATTTGGCAACAGCAGCTGATGATTCGTGCGTTAAATTGTGGGATTTgcgaaaattgaagaatttcaagACAATTCAACTGGATGACGGTTATGAAGTTAAGGATTTGTGCTTCGATCAGAGCGGAACGTATCTTGCCATCGCAGGAACAGATattag AATCTACTTGTGCAAACAATGGCAAGAGCTCAAAGTATTCAACGATCACACAGCAATGGCAACGGGCATCAGATTTGGTAAACATGCACAATTTTTGGCTTCAACAAGTATGGATCGAACACTCAAATTGTACGGAATTGagtaa
- the LOC134831636 gene encoding integrin-linked protein kinase, producing MEDITAWCRENNTMNVRLWLDDTEHDPNVGDDHGFSPLHWCAKEGHLKLVEMFLSRGARVNATNMGDDIPLHLAAAHGHLEVVQMLIRHRSDVNALNEHGNSPLHYACFWGYTEIAKELINHGSLVSLANKDGDTPLDKAKPALATELHKLAVETGQELRKISFKDQSWSSKTRTKDATLSRFKGINIQDLTLQRKLAISPSGESWRGRWQNNDIVAKILNVRDCTARASRDFNEEFPKLRIFSHPNILPVLGCCNAPPQLIVITQYMPRGSLHELLHSGGGIVVDTAQAVRFAVDIAKGMQFLHSLERIIPEFHLNSYHIMIDDDLTARLNMGDAKFSFQERGRCYQPAWMSPESLLKKRGDRNWEASDMWSFAVCLWELATREIPFADLSPMECGMRIACEGLRLEIPRGTAPYLAKMIRICMNEDPGKRPRFDMIVPILEKMKR from the exons ATGGAGGATATTACAGCTTGGTGTCGCGAAAACAACACGATGAATGTGCGTTTGTGGCTCGACGATACCGAACACGATCCAAATGTGGG AGACGATCATGGATTTAGCCCGCTGCATTGGTGCGCAAAGGAAGGACATCTCAAACTCGTTGAGATGTTTCTTTCGCGCGGTGCTCGCGTAAACGCAACCAATATGGGTGATGACATTCCGCTACATTTAGCTGCGGCTCATGGTCATTTGGAAGTTGTACaaatg CTTATTCGTCATCGTTCCGACGTAAATGCGTTAAATGAACATGGAAATTCGCCATTGCATTACGCTTGCTTTTGGGGTTACACGGAAATCGCAAAGGAATTGATCAATCACGGTTCGTTGGTGTCTCTTGCGAACAAAGATGGCGACACTCCTTTGGATAAAGCGAAGCCAGCTCTCGCCACAGA ATTGCATAAACTTGCGGTCGAAACAGGACAAGAGttgcgaaaaatttcgttcaaagATCAAAGTTGGTCCTCGAAAACACGCACAAAGGATGCCACGTTGTCCCGTTTCAAGGGAATCAACATCCAAGACTTGACGTTGCAACGTAAACTTGCGATTTCTCCCTCCGGCGAGTCGTGGCGAGGACGTTGGCAAAACAACGATATCGTTGCGAAGATTCTCAATGTTCGTGATTGCACCGCACGTGCTTCTCGTGACTTCAATGAAGAATTTCCGAAGCTGCGGATCTTTTCGCACCCCAATATTCTGCCCGTGCTCGGTTGTTGCAACGCTCCGCCGCAGCTAATTGTCATCACGCAGTACATGCCGCGCGGCTCTCTCCATGAATTGCTTCACTCTGGCGGCGGTATTGTAGTGGATACAGCGCAAGCCGTTCGATTTGCCGTCGACATCGCCAAAGGAATGCAGTTCTTACATTCACTCGAACGAATCATACCCGAATTTCATCTCAATAGCTATCACATTATG ATTGACGACGATTTGACAGCCCGTTTGAATATGGGCGATGCCAAATTCTCGTTCCAAGAACGGGGTCGTTGCTATCAACCGGCCTGGATGTCGCCCGAGTCATTGCTGAAGAAACGCGGCGATCGTAATTGGGAGGCAAGCGATATGTGGAGTTTCGCTGTGTGCCTTTGGGAACTTGCGACACGCGAAATCCCCTTTGCTGATTTGTCACCGATGGAATGCGGCATGCGAATTGCGTGTGAAGGACTCCGATTGGAAATTCCTCGTGGTACAGCGCCGTATCTCGCCAAGATGATTCGCATTTGCATGAATGAAGATCCCGGAAAACGACCTCGTTTCGACATGATTGTGCCAATTTTGGAGAAAATGAAACGTTAA
- the LOC134831638 gene encoding nedd8-activating enzyme E1 catalytic subunit encodes MEVDTVVDANQPKVRKYSNLRKLLETTGPFCHPEFQAGSETLEFLQETCKILVIGAGGLGCELLKDLALMGFRDIHVIDMDTIELSNLNRQFLFRKKDIGHSKAECAAEFINNRVAGCKVTPHFCKIQDKDEAFYRKFHIVVSGLDSIVARRWINGMLISLLEFDEDGNLDQSTLIPFIDGGTEGFKGNARVILPGVTACIDCTLDLFPPQVTYPLCTIANTPRLPEHCVEYVKVIQWEKENPFGISLDGDDPQHVSWVYEKAQERADSFNITGLSYRLVQGVLKNIIPAVASTNAVIAATCATEVFKIATSCYQSLQNYMVFNDLDGIYTYTYEAERKEDCLACSQVPKKVEVKDPATMTLQDLIDFLCDSAEFQMKSPGITAVIEGKNKTLYMSSVASIAERTKANLTMSLAELKLLDGQELTVADITTPNPINIKLKYVTK; translated from the coding sequence ATGGAAGTTGATACAGTTGTCGACGCAAATCAACCAAAAGTTCGAAAATACTCGAATTTGAGGAAATTATTGGAAACGACGGGTCCTTTTTGTCATCCGGAGTTCCAAGCCGGCAGCGAAACGCTCGAATTTCTTCAAGAAACATGCAAAATTCTCGTTATCGGAGCAGGAGGTCTCGGATGTGAACTGTTAAAGGACTTGGCGCTTATGGGATTTCGTGATATTCACGTAATTGATATGGATACAATCGAGTTGTCGAATCTCAATAGGCAGTTTTTGTTCCGAAAAAAGGATATTGGGCATTCGAAAGCCGAATGTGCAGCGGAATTCATCAACAATCGTGTCGCAGGATGCAAAGTTACGCctcatttttgcaaaattcagGACAAAGACGAagctttttatcgaaaatttcacATTGTTGTCAGCGGATTGGACTCAATTGTTGCTCGTCGATGGATAAATGGCATGTTGATCTCGCTTTTGGAGTTTGACGAAGACGGAAATTTGGATCAGTCGACGTTAATTCCCTTCATTGATGGCGGCACGGAAGGTTTTAAGGGAAATGCTCGTGTAATACTTCCCGGAGTCACTGCTTGCATCGATTGTACTTTGGATCTTTTCCCGCCGCAAGTTACATATCCATTATGCACAATTGCCAACACGCCGCGCCTTCCCGAACATTGTGTCGAATACGTCAAAGTCATTCAATGGGAAAAAGAGAACCCTTTTGGGATTTCTTTGGATGGCGATGATCCGCAACACGTCTCATGGGTATACGAAAAGGCACAAGAACGCGCCGATTCCTTCAATATCACCGGATTATCGTATCGTCTCGTGCAAGGTGTCTTGAAAAACATCATCCCGGCAGTTGCTTCGACAAATGCCGTCATTGCCGCAACTTGCGCGACGgaagttttcaaaattgccACTTCTTGTTATCAATCGCTGCAAAATTACATGGTTTTCAACGACTTAGATGGGATTTACACGTACACTTATGAGGCGGAGCGCAAAGAGGATTGTCTCGCATGTAGTCAAGTGCCGAAAAAAGTCGAAGTAAAAGATCCCGCGACAATGACGCTGCAAGATTTGATAGACTTTTTGTGTGATAGTGCGGAGTTTCAGATGAAAAGTCCCGGAATAACGGCGgtaattgaaggaaaaaataaaactttgtaCATGAGCAGTGTCGCAAGCATCGCAGAAAGGACAAAAGCGAATTTAACGATGTCGTTGGCAGAATTGAAACTCTTGGATGGACAAGAATTGACTGTCGCGGATATTACGACGCCAAATCCGATTAACATAAAGTTGAAATATGTGACTAAATAG